One Antiquaquibacter oligotrophicus genomic region harbors:
- a CDS encoding amidohydrolase family protein: MSLTTPRIDAHLHLWDLDPEVYTWLRPESGDLYSSFPPERIEGALVDQHIDGVILVQAADSPADTAYLLEVAAAHDWVAGVVGWVQLDDESVAVGQLDALADAHVLRGIRHLVHDDPRADFLRLPAVRASLRSVAARGLTFDVPDAWPHHLDAAAELASDIDDLTVVIDHLAKPPTDWAARQSWRRSLAAVAARPNTVAKFSGLRSAVAAGYSAATLLPLWNDALELFGPSRLMWGSDWPVSGRTYAEIIEPILTLVVTLSDSERAAVLGGTAANVYGTLEVAR, from the coding sequence ATGAGCCTCACCACCCCGCGCATCGACGCGCACCTGCACCTCTGGGATCTCGATCCCGAGGTGTACACGTGGCTTCGTCCAGAGTCGGGCGACCTTTACTCGAGCTTCCCGCCCGAGCGGATCGAAGGCGCGCTAGTCGATCAGCACATCGACGGGGTGATCCTCGTACAAGCCGCCGACTCCCCGGCGGACACCGCATATCTCCTCGAGGTGGCCGCCGCACACGACTGGGTCGCGGGTGTTGTCGGGTGGGTTCAGCTCGACGACGAGTCCGTCGCGGTGGGGCAACTGGATGCCCTCGCCGACGCGCACGTGCTGCGGGGCATCCGTCACCTCGTCCACGACGACCCCCGAGCCGATTTCCTTCGACTCCCCGCCGTGCGGGCGAGCCTTCGCTCGGTCGCCGCCCGCGGCCTCACCTTCGATGTGCCGGATGCCTGGCCCCATCACCTCGACGCCGCTGCGGAACTCGCGAGCGACATCGACGACCTCACCGTCGTTATCGACCATCTCGCGAAACCGCCAACGGATTGGGCCGCGCGGCAGTCGTGGCGTCGGAGCCTCGCCGCCGTCGCCGCTCGCCCCAACACCGTGGCGAAGTTCTCGGGCCTGAGATCGGCGGTCGCCGCTGGCTACAGCGCGGCCACCCTCCTACCCCTGTGGAACGACGCGCTCGAGCTCTTCGGCCCGTCGCGACTGATGTGGGGGAGCGATTGGCCCGTGAGTGGCCGCACCTATGCCGAGATCATCGAGCCGATCCTCACCCTTGTGGTCACCCTGTCGGACTCGGAGCGCGCGGCCGTGCTCGGCGGAACCGCGGCGAACGTCTACGGCACCTTGGAGGTCGCACGATGA
- a CDS encoding aldo/keto reductase — protein sequence MVEVSIDSLGYGAANLGNLRRPLSDEEAWAILDAAWDAGIRYFDTAPHYGLGLSERRLGAFLATRPRDEYIVSTKVGRLLRPSPHFSGELDLDNDFHVPADVHRVWDLTADGVRVSLEESLERLGLDRVDILYVHDPERHDLGQGIREALPAAARLRDEGMVDAVGFGSMVTESLIAATETGLADVHMVAGRYTIADDASAEDLLPACEQNGVGIVAAAIFNGGLTARDNPSTESFFDYEPVSPERLDRVQRIAATCRDFGVSLPTAALHFPLRSASVRSVVVGGSTPEQLLQSVARLHEPVPDDLWAALKSEELVAA from the coding sequence ATGGTTGAGGTCTCGATCGATTCGCTCGGCTACGGCGCAGCGAACCTGGGGAACCTGCGCCGCCCCCTGAGCGACGAGGAAGCATGGGCGATCCTCGACGCGGCGTGGGATGCGGGCATCCGGTACTTCGACACCGCCCCGCACTACGGGCTCGGCCTGTCGGAACGCCGTCTCGGCGCCTTCCTGGCCACTCGCCCCCGAGACGAGTACATCGTGTCGACCAAGGTGGGCCGGCTGTTGCGGCCCTCACCCCATTTCTCCGGCGAACTCGACCTCGACAACGACTTCCACGTGCCGGCCGACGTGCATCGAGTGTGGGATCTGACGGCCGACGGCGTGCGCGTGAGCCTCGAGGAGTCCCTCGAGAGGCTCGGCCTGGATCGCGTGGACATTCTGTACGTGCACGATCCCGAGCGCCACGACCTCGGGCAGGGCATCCGCGAGGCTCTGCCGGCAGCGGCGCGGCTGCGTGACGAAGGAATGGTGGATGCCGTCGGCTTCGGGTCGATGGTCACCGAATCGCTCATCGCCGCGACCGAGACGGGGCTTGCCGACGTCCACATGGTCGCCGGACGTTACACGATCGCCGACGACGCCTCCGCGGAGGACCTCCTCCCCGCGTGCGAGCAGAACGGGGTCGGCATCGTCGCGGCTGCCATCTTTAACGGCGGGCTCACCGCACGCGACAACCCGTCGACGGAGTCCTTTTTCGACTATGAGCCGGTCTCCCCCGAGCGACTGGACCGGGTGCAGAGGATTGCCGCGACGTGCCGCGACTTCGGCGTGAGCCTTCCCACCGCCGCCCTGCACTTCCCGCTCCGCTCCGCCTCGGTCCGCTCGGTTGTGGTGGGCGGAAGCACACCCGAACAGCTTCTCCAGAGTGTCGCGCGGCTCCACGAACCGGTGCCCGATGACCTGTGGGCGGCCCTCAAATCTGAGGAGCTCGTGGCAGCATGA
- a CDS encoding enolase C-terminal domain-like protein: protein MSTIIAIDTSDVRFPTSTMLDGSDAMNPDPDYSAAYVRIRTDSPDGLSGHGFVFTIGRGNDVQEAAIRALEPYLLGRNVEDLLGSMGETWRWLVYDSQLRWLGPEKGVMHMAIGAVINALWDLKAKRAGLPLWQLLSGMSPEEIVDLVDFRYLTDALTREDALDILRRAEAGRAERQAELLGTGYPAYTTTPGWLGYDDDKLVRLAREAVADGFQQIKLKVGASLDDDVRRLALARETVGPDIGIAVDANQRWEVSEAIGWISQLAAYDLAWVEEPTNPDDVVAHAAISRAISPIRVATGEHMANRVMFKQFLQSQALQVAQIDATRVAGVNENIAILLLAARFGVPVCPHAGGVGLCEMVQHLSYFDFVAVSGSTEGRMIEFVDHLHEHFVTPVDVRAGRYWAPTVAGSGAEMLDASRLEFALSHG from the coding sequence GTGAGCACAATCATCGCGATCGATACCAGTGATGTCAGGTTTCCCACCTCGACCATGCTGGACGGCTCGGACGCGATGAACCCGGATCCAGACTATTCAGCGGCGTACGTGCGGATCCGCACCGACTCCCCCGACGGCCTCAGCGGTCACGGCTTCGTCTTCACCATCGGTCGCGGCAACGACGTGCAGGAAGCAGCGATTCGCGCCCTCGAGCCCTACCTGCTCGGGCGCAACGTCGAAGACCTGCTCGGCTCCATGGGAGAGACCTGGCGCTGGCTCGTCTACGACTCGCAGTTGCGATGGCTCGGACCCGAAAAGGGCGTCATGCACATGGCGATCGGAGCCGTGATCAACGCGCTGTGGGATCTCAAAGCCAAGCGCGCGGGGCTACCTCTGTGGCAGCTCCTGTCCGGAATGTCACCGGAAGAGATCGTCGACCTCGTCGACTTCCGATATCTGACGGATGCCCTCACTCGCGAAGACGCGCTCGACATACTTCGCCGTGCCGAAGCAGGGCGCGCCGAACGCCAGGCGGAGCTCCTCGGCACGGGGTACCCCGCCTACACGACAACCCCCGGTTGGCTCGGTTACGACGACGACAAGCTCGTGCGTCTCGCGCGTGAGGCCGTCGCGGACGGGTTTCAGCAAATCAAGCTCAAGGTCGGCGCTAGTCTCGATGACGATGTTCGGCGACTCGCACTGGCGCGAGAGACCGTAGGCCCCGACATAGGAATCGCCGTGGATGCCAACCAGCGCTGGGAGGTCAGCGAGGCGATCGGATGGATCTCTCAGCTGGCGGCCTACGACCTGGCCTGGGTCGAGGAACCCACCAATCCCGATGACGTTGTGGCGCATGCCGCGATCTCACGCGCGATCTCGCCGATTCGTGTCGCGACCGGAGAACACATGGCCAATCGCGTCATGTTCAAGCAGTTCCTGCAGTCGCAGGCGCTTCAGGTTGCACAGATCGACGCAACCCGAGTCGCAGGTGTCAACGAAAACATCGCCATCCTCCTTCTCGCGGCGCGATTCGGTGTTCCGGTGTGCCCCCACGCTGGCGGTGTCGGTCTGTGCGAAATGGTGCAGCACCTCTCCTACTTCGACTTCGTCGCCGTGTCCGGCTCGACTGAGGGACGCATGATCGAGTTCGTCGATCACCTGCACGAGCACTTCGTGACACCCGTCGATGTCCGGGCGGGCCGCTACTGGGCGCCGACGGTCGCCGGCTCTGGAGCCGAGATGCTCGACGCGAGCCGTCTCGAGTTTGCGTTGAGTCATGGTTGA
- a CDS encoding fumarylacetoacetate hydrolase family protein → MKLVHLGPVGQEKPALAVDNTYFDLSELTSAIDGAFLAADGVQRAAEAHAAGTLPVIADAAQLRIGSPISRPGSIVCIGMNYAAHAAESGSAPPSVPIIFLKTANTVAGPNDTVAIPRRSVKTDWEVELGVVIGKRASYLDDPTQSIDHIAGFVTANDLSERTFQLEESGGQWSKGKSAAGFSPLGPWLVTPDEFDYRSARLRSWVNGEPRQDSTAADLIFDVDFLVWHLSQYMVLDPGDVILTGTPEGVALSGRFPYLKAGDVCEIEIDGLGRQRQEFIDA, encoded by the coding sequence ATGAAGCTCGTCCACCTCGGTCCCGTCGGTCAGGAGAAGCCCGCGCTCGCCGTGGACAACACGTACTTCGACCTCTCGGAACTCACGTCCGCTATCGACGGGGCGTTCCTCGCGGCGGACGGGGTCCAGCGCGCCGCCGAGGCCCACGCCGCTGGCACACTCCCCGTCATCGCTGACGCGGCGCAATTGCGCATCGGGTCGCCGATCTCGCGGCCGGGTTCCATCGTCTGTATCGGGATGAACTACGCGGCCCATGCCGCCGAATCGGGGTCCGCCCCTCCCTCCGTGCCCATCATCTTCCTCAAGACGGCGAACACCGTGGCGGGACCGAACGACACGGTCGCCATCCCGCGTCGCAGCGTGAAGACCGACTGGGAGGTGGAGCTCGGCGTCGTGATCGGAAAGCGCGCGTCGTACCTCGATGACCCGACACAGAGCATCGACCACATCGCGGGCTTTGTCACGGCGAATGATCTCTCCGAGCGCACCTTCCAGCTCGAGGAGTCGGGTGGTCAGTGGTCGAAGGGCAAGAGCGCTGCAGGCTTCAGTCCCCTCGGGCCCTGGCTCGTCACGCCCGACGAGTTCGACTACCGCTCGGCGCGACTGCGGTCATGGGTCAACGGGGAGCCCCGACAGGATTCCACGGCGGCCGACCTCATCTTCGATGTCGACTTCCTCGTTTGGCACCTCAGCCAGTACATGGTGCTCGACCCGGGAGACGTCATCCTCACGGGAACCCCCGAGGGTGTCGCCCTCTCTGGCCGTTTCCCCTACCTGAAGGCCGGGGATGTGTGCGAGATCGAGATCGACGGACTCGGTCGCCAACGACAGGAGTTCATCGATGCCTGA
- a CDS encoding SDR family NAD(P)-dependent oxidoreductase translates to MPDATEFEGLVAIVTGGAQGIGAAIADRLAAGGARVAILDLNPGSADHVWVEADLGNEESVSSAVSTVVETLGRLDIVVNNAAISAAGTIEDNDDETWARVLSVNVTGIARTARAALPHLRQSPSAAIVNLGSIVATAGLPQRALYTAAKGAVLALTRAMAADHIQDGVRVNCVNPGTADTPWVARLVAAAEDPVAERTALEARQPHGRLVAPTEIADAVAYLASPRSGSTNGTALAVDGGMQDLRLRPRSS, encoded by the coding sequence ATGCCTGACGCCACCGAATTCGAGGGGCTTGTCGCCATTGTCACGGGAGGAGCCCAGGGCATCGGCGCGGCCATCGCCGATCGACTCGCCGCTGGCGGCGCCCGGGTCGCGATCCTCGACCTGAATCCCGGCAGCGCCGATCATGTCTGGGTCGAGGCGGATCTCGGCAACGAAGAGTCGGTCTCCTCCGCGGTGTCGACGGTCGTCGAAACCCTCGGTCGTCTGGACATCGTTGTCAACAACGCGGCGATCAGCGCGGCCGGCACCATCGAAGACAACGACGATGAGACCTGGGCGCGCGTGTTGAGCGTCAACGTGACGGGGATTGCCCGGACGGCCAGAGCCGCCCTCCCCCACCTCCGCCAGTCTCCGTCCGCGGCAATCGTCAACCTCGGTTCGATCGTCGCGACTGCGGGGCTGCCCCAGCGCGCGCTTTATACGGCTGCCAAGGGAGCGGTGCTCGCACTCACGCGCGCCATGGCGGCTGACCACATTCAGGATGGTGTTCGCGTGAACTGCGTGAATCCCGGCACGGCAGACACCCCCTGGGTGGCCCGTCTCGTTGCGGCGGCGGAGGACCCCGTGGCGGAACGCACAGCGCTCGAGGCCCGTCAGCCGCACGGGCGGCTGGTGGCGCCGACCGAGATCGCCGACGCGGTTGCGTACCTCGCGAGCCCTCGCTCGGGTTCCACGAACGGCACGGCCCTCGCGGTCGACGGTGGGATGCAGGACCTGCGCCTGAGGCCGCGTTCTTCGTAA
- a CDS encoding ROK family protein: protein MPEQTSARVGLAPARGKNLDELRRSNLSLALGLIHRRGRLARSELTRELGLNRSTIAALVTELVARGLAVESMPTATGHVGRPSLTITPSQSIAAIAVRPEVDAVTIALVGLGGRVVREVRYDTSGVPSAREVATIVRAIVEGMAITESMSYDIHGVGLAIPGLVRASDGLVVFAPHLGWRDEPLARKLAEQTGFEVSAANDALCGAIAEFTFGAGQGATDMVYLHGGPSGIGGGIVVDGSLVSGAHGYAGELGHTLVNSLGALCHCGATGCLEAEVRREPLLTAVGLDGAHADSLRPALQAALDAGTRPDVRGSRPRTGDHARDRPA, encoded by the coding sequence ATGCCCGAGCAGACAAGCGCCAGAGTCGGCCTTGCCCCTGCGCGCGGGAAAAATCTCGACGAACTTCGCCGTAGCAATCTCTCTCTCGCCCTCGGCCTGATTCATCGGCGCGGTCGTCTCGCGCGGTCGGAGCTCACGCGAGAGCTTGGGCTGAACCGCTCCACGATCGCGGCGCTCGTCACCGAACTCGTCGCGAGGGGCCTCGCGGTCGAGAGTATGCCGACCGCCACCGGGCACGTGGGCAGACCAAGCCTCACCATCACACCCAGCCAGTCCATCGCCGCCATCGCCGTGCGACCCGAGGTCGATGCCGTCACGATAGCGCTCGTCGGATTGGGTGGTCGCGTCGTACGAGAGGTGCGTTACGACACGTCGGGGGTGCCGAGCGCTCGCGAGGTGGCCACGATCGTGCGGGCCATCGTCGAAGGAATGGCCATCACAGAGTCGATGAGCTACGACATCCACGGGGTTGGCCTGGCGATCCCGGGCCTCGTTCGCGCATCCGACGGACTTGTCGTCTTCGCACCCCACCTCGGTTGGCGAGATGAACCGCTCGCGCGAAAGCTCGCCGAACAGACCGGCTTCGAGGTCAGTGCCGCCAACGACGCCCTGTGCGGGGCCATCGCCGAGTTCACCTTCGGGGCCGGGCAGGGCGCGACCGACATGGTGTACCTCCACGGCGGGCCGAGCGGAATCGGGGGAGGGATCGTCGTGGACGGTTCGCTCGTGTCCGGTGCCCACGGCTACGCGGGTGAGCTCGGCCACACCCTCGTGAACAGCCTCGGTGCTCTCTGTCACTGCGGGGCGACCGGATGCCTCGAGGCCGAGGTGCGCCGAGAGCCTCTCCTCACGGCGGTCGGTCTCGACGGTGCTCACGCCGATTCGCTGCGACCGGCCCTGCAGGCGGCGCTTGACGCCGGTACCAGGCCGGATGTTCGCGGCTCTCGTCCGCGAACAGGCGACCATGCTCGCGATCGCCCTGCGTAA
- a CDS encoding acetate and sugar kinases/Hsc70/actin family protein translates to MLAIALRNAVNAFNTRRVVLGGFLGDLFALDPEPFESLRSGTHLLGAQMGIEIVEAQLGHSGALLGAAELVFRPLLDDPTMIGTAERRGAAVSEVVRLRRHEESELAV, encoded by the coding sequence ATGCTCGCGATCGCCCTGCGTAACGCCGTCAACGCGTTCAATACGCGCAGGGTTGTGCTCGGCGGTTTCCTCGGCGATCTGTTTGCCCTCGACCCGGAGCCCTTCGAATCTCTGCGGTCCGGTACCCACCTCCTCGGTGCCCAGATGGGGATCGAGATCGTCGAAGCACAACTGGGTCACTCCGGGGCGCTTCTCGGTGCGGCGGAACTGGTGTTCCGGCCGCTGCTCGACGACCCGACGATGATCGGCACGGCCGAGCGCCGGGGTGCAGCGGTCAGCGAGGTGGTCCGTCTGCGCCGGCACGAGGAGTCCGAGCTCGCAGTGTGA